GCGCAAAACACGAGTGGTTCGCCGCCAGCAGAAGCGTCGCCGTCAAGACGGCGTACGCATGCGTTCCCTGCCGAATGAAAGACATGTTTTCCACCTTTTTGGCCCGAAAAATGGCCGTCGCTTGGAGAACCGTCACGCACCGCCCCTGATTTAACTATCCGGCAGGCGCCTCAGAGGGGCCATTGCAAAAGGAGGGGAAGTTACAGGAGCGATAAGGCATGCACCCTCGTAGAAATTAAGGAGAGCGCGCCTCAATCGATGAGTAGAATATCGTTGGGCGTGGCATAGCGCTTCGCGCGAGGGAAGAATGCTTATCTTGGTTGCTAACCACAGCGGGGTGGTCCGCTGGTCGTACGATCCGGGGATCATCAAGCGTCTTGCAGGTCGCCTTGAAGCTCGAAAGGTTTGGGAGCTCGTCGAGGATTTGGACACCTCGACGCTTCTCAAACAAGAATTCGCGATTGCGAGCGCTTTGGGCGAAAAACGCGAGTTCCACATCGTGCTTCCTGACGCGCCGTGGCACCCCGATGAAACGACGGTCATCATCGAGCCGGTGGAACAAATGGTCGTGGCGACGCTGCGTCGGTCATTCTCGC
The nucleotide sequence above comes from Pirellulales bacterium. Encoded proteins:
- a CDS encoding LuxR C-terminal-related transcriptional regulator, coding for MLILVANHSGVVRWSYDPGIIKRLAGRLEARKVWELVEDLDTSTLLKQEFAIASALGEKREFHIVLPDAPWHPDETTVIIEPVEQMVVATLRRSFSQFNITKRERDVLQLICEGMSGSEISNALNICHTTVETHRTRLYEKTGCSGTASLVRWAARNRLIEP